In the Engraulis encrasicolus isolate BLACKSEA-1 chromosome 9, IST_EnEncr_1.0, whole genome shotgun sequence genome, one interval contains:
- the si:dkey-73n8.3 gene encoding retinol dehydrogenase 12, with protein sequence MHLVKGREMKTLRSLIATHWSSDARLDGQTAIVTGGNTGIGKETARDLASRGAHVVLACRDMEKAERAVADIRREVDGASVVARKLDLADAKSICEFAETIYNTEKSLHFLVNNAGVAACPYSTTADSFEMQFGVNHLGHFFLTFLLLDLLKHSAPSHVINVSSMAHLMGKINFEDVNSRKSYHPFRAYAQSKLANVLFTRELARRVEDLGVTVCAVDPGPVNTEISRHLVWPMQLLQKTFGFMVKTPEEGSYTTLYCAVTPDIQTGGYYRNCGPALCSRAASDDRVACKLWALSCYLLGIRWR encoded by the exons ATGCACCTTGTCAAAGGAAGGGAAATGAAGACACTCAG AAGTCTAATTGCTACACATTGGTCAAGTGATGCCCGCTTGGATGGCCAGACGGCCATAGTGACTGGTGGCAACACTGGCATTGGCAAAGAGACGGCCAGAGACCTCGCATCAAGGG GGGCCCATGTGGTGCTGGCTTGTCGGGACATGGAGAAAGCGGAGAGGGCTGTGGCCGACATCAGAAGAGAGGTGGACGGAGCTAGCGTGGTGGCCAGAAAACTAGATCTCGCCGACGCCAAGTCCATCTGTGAATTTGCTGAGACCATCTACAACA CTGAAAAGTCTCTCCATTTTCTCGTCAACAATGCCGGAGTGGCGGCTTGTCCATATTCAActacagctgacagctttgagaTGCAATTTGGGGTTAATCACTTAG GCCACTtcttcctcaccttcctcctGCTGGATCTCCTGAAGCACTCGGCTCCGTCTCACGTCATCAACGTGTCCTCCATGGCCCACCTGATGGGCAAGATCAACTTTGAGGACGTGAACAGTAGGAAGAGCTACCACCCCTTCAGGGCCTACGCCCAGAGCAAGCTGGCCAACGTCCTCTTCACCAGAGAGCTGGCAAGGAGAGTGGAAG ACCTGGGCGTAACTGTGTGTGCGGTGGACCCTGGCCCAGTGAACACTGAGATATCGCGCCACCTGGTCTGGCCCATGCAGCTCTTGCAGAAGACCTTTGGCTTCATGGTGAAGACTCCAGAGGAGGGGTCTTACACAACTCTCTACTGTGCGGTCACCCCAGACATACAGACTGGAGGATACTACAG GAACTGTGGTCCGGCGCTATGCTCCAGGGCTGCCAGTGATGACCGGGTGGCCTGCAAGCTCTGGGCTCTCAGCTGCTACCTACTGGGCATCCGCTGGCGCTGA